Proteins found in one Amycolatopsis aidingensis genomic segment:
- a CDS encoding glutaminyl-peptide cyclotransferase: MPQLCSTGWGNSCQAVGVRTVTALLITAGVLAACTGTPAPGQTADRAPDRLRVEVLEVLPHDPEAFTQGLELHGDTLYEGTGLVGESAVRAGPPGAEPTVRADLPRPLFGEGITVVGSRLWQLTWKAGVALERDRETLAELRRVEYSGEGWGLCHQPEQDRLVMSDGSAELTFRDPRTFAGTGSVRVSSGGRPVPWLNELECVGDAVYANVWKSDRIMRIDPGSGEVTAEIDASGLLDPAERAEADVLNGIAAPAGTDQLLLTGKLWPKMFRVRLVASG; this comes from the coding sequence ATGCCCCAATTGTGCAGCACGGGATGGGGCAACTCGTGTCAGGCTGTGGGAGTGCGTACCGTCACCGCCTTGCTGATCACGGCTGGGGTGCTCGCCGCCTGCACGGGGACCCCCGCACCGGGGCAGACCGCGGACCGGGCTCCGGATCGCTTGCGGGTCGAGGTGCTGGAGGTGCTGCCGCACGACCCGGAGGCGTTCACCCAGGGGCTCGAGCTGCACGGCGACACCCTGTACGAGGGCACCGGGCTGGTCGGCGAGTCCGCGGTGCGGGCGGGGCCGCCCGGCGCCGAGCCCACCGTGCGGGCCGACCTGCCGCGCCCGCTGTTCGGTGAGGGGATCACCGTGGTCGGTTCCCGGCTGTGGCAGCTGACCTGGAAGGCAGGGGTCGCGCTGGAGCGGGACCGGGAAACCCTGGCCGAGCTGCGCAGGGTCGAGTACTCCGGAGAGGGCTGGGGGCTGTGCCACCAGCCGGAACAGGACCGGCTGGTGATGAGTGACGGCTCGGCGGAGCTCACCTTCCGCGACCCGCGCACCTTCGCCGGGACCGGCTCGGTGCGGGTCAGCTCGGGCGGGCGGCCGGTGCCCTGGCTGAACGAGCTGGAATGCGTCGGGGACGCCGTGTACGCCAACGTCTGGAAGAGCGACCGGATCATGCGGATCGACCCGGGCAGCGGCGAGGTCACCGCCGAGATCGACGCCTCGGGCCTGCTCGATCCGGCCGAGCGTGCGGAGGCGGATGTGCTGAACGGGATCGCCGCGCCCGCGGGCACCGACCAGCTTCTGCTCACCGGGAAGCTATGGCCCAAGATGTTCCGGGTGAGACTGGTCGCCTCCGGCTGA
- a CDS encoding MFS transporter — protein sequence MRFGPQSDPDGPRSGRQGKGRRKSKRKWTPEPGSDRPRPVDRTRVEQPPAQPTRQAYPAQSRGYPPPPPAGNPAPTADEAPTGAVPAQGPPAPPPPPPRGARPYPPPPNDQWRSQPAYRESAPPQQPPPPVGDFERYGTDGYERRSPHRPPHQPPPPPQPQPQPQPEAGEQTEARSGFEPPPQQQQGSVPKLPKKITVTRVAALRGRQLTGQAVDAFHRATRADGADKSGLTSMTYATMLNYASDAAMAVALANTLFFAASTGESRGRVALYLLITIAPFALVAPVIGPALDRIQRGRRLAICITSAGSALMCVIMALHFNDWGLYPAALGKMVLSKSFMVLKAAVAPRVVPPDITLAKTNARLTVFGLVAMGASGAVASGFNWAFDSPGALFFAAAICVAGAVQAMRIPAWVEVTEGEVPASLSAHPERRVKKKRQPMGRHVVVALWGTGTIRVLTGFLMMFSAFAVKAQTEDSGQSPFVQLLMLGVIGAAAGTGGFLGNALGSRLHLGRPDQVIVGCVAGVLAATLLATVLAGLGTAAIVGLVGATASALAKISLDAVIQDDLPDASRASAFGRSETVLQLSWCGGGAIGLLLPPTYWIGFLVVSALLAVGLAQTHLVRKGGSLIPGLGGDRPLRPGATGNGGSGNGGGTSAPHAHSPHH from the coding sequence ATGCGCTTCGGTCCCCAGTCCGACCCGGACGGCCCCCGCTCCGGCCGCCAGGGCAAGGGGCGCCGCAAGAGCAAGCGCAAATGGACCCCTGAGCCCGGCTCGGACCGGCCGCGGCCGGTGGACCGTACCCGGGTCGAGCAGCCGCCCGCGCAGCCGACCAGGCAGGCCTACCCCGCGCAGTCCCGTGGCTATCCGCCGCCCCCGCCCGCGGGGAACCCGGCCCCGACCGCGGACGAGGCGCCCACCGGGGCGGTGCCTGCCCAGGGGCCGCCCGCGCCGCCACCTCCGCCGCCGCGCGGGGCCCGCCCCTACCCCCCGCCGCCGAACGACCAGTGGCGCAGCCAGCCCGCCTACCGCGAATCCGCGCCACCGCAGCAACCCCCGCCACCCGTCGGCGACTTCGAGCGGTACGGAACGGACGGCTACGAGCGCCGGTCACCACACCGCCCGCCGCACCAGCCACCACCCCCGCCACAGCCGCAGCCGCAGCCGCAGCCGGAGGCAGGCGAGCAGACCGAGGCCAGGTCGGGGTTCGAGCCGCCGCCGCAGCAGCAGCAGGGCAGCGTGCCGAAGCTGCCGAAGAAGATCACCGTGACCAGGGTGGCGGCGCTGCGTGGCAGGCAGCTCACCGGGCAGGCCGTGGACGCCTTCCACCGGGCGACCAGGGCGGACGGCGCGGACAAGTCCGGGCTGACCTCGATGACCTACGCGACCATGCTGAACTACGCCAGCGACGCCGCGATGGCGGTGGCGCTGGCCAACACCCTGTTCTTCGCGGCCAGCACCGGGGAGAGCCGGGGCAGGGTCGCGCTGTACCTGCTCATCACGATCGCCCCGTTCGCACTGGTGGCGCCGGTGATCGGGCCTGCGCTGGACCGGATCCAGCGCGGGCGCAGGCTGGCGATCTGCATCACCTCGGCCGGATCCGCGCTGATGTGCGTGATCATGGCTCTGCACTTCAACGACTGGGGCCTCTATCCGGCCGCGCTCGGCAAGATGGTGCTGTCCAAATCGTTCATGGTGCTCAAGGCGGCGGTCGCGCCGAGAGTGGTGCCGCCGGACATCACCCTCGCCAAGACGAACGCGCGGCTGACCGTGTTCGGCCTGGTCGCGATGGGCGCATCCGGCGCGGTCGCCAGCGGGTTCAACTGGGCCTTCGACTCCCCCGGCGCGCTGTTCTTCGCCGCGGCGATCTGCGTGGCCGGTGCGGTGCAGGCAATGCGCATCCCAGCCTGGGTGGAGGTCACCGAGGGCGAGGTGCCCGCCTCGCTGTCCGCGCACCCCGAGCGCAGGGTGAAGAAGAAGCGGCAGCCCATGGGCAGGCATGTGGTGGTCGCGCTCTGGGGCACCGGCACGATCAGGGTGCTCACCGGGTTCCTGATGATGTTCTCCGCGTTCGCGGTGAAGGCGCAGACGGAGGACAGCGGGCAGAGCCCGTTCGTGCAACTGCTCATGCTGGGCGTGATCGGCGCGGCGGCCGGGACCGGCGGTTTCCTCGGCAACGCGCTTGGTTCCCGGCTGCATCTGGGCCGCCCGGACCAGGTGATCGTCGGCTGTGTAGCGGGCGTGCTGGCGGCCACCCTGCTGGCCACCGTACTGGCCGGGCTGGGCACCGCGGCGATCGTCGGCCTGGTGGGCGCCACGGCCAGCGCGCTGGCCAAGATCAGCCTGGACGCCGTGATCCAGGACGACCTGCCGGACGCCTCCAGGGCCTCGGCCTTCGGGCGCTCGGAGACGGTGCTGCAGCTGTCCTGGTGTGGCGGCGGCGCGATCGGCCTGTTGCTGCCGCCGACGTACTGGATCGGCTTCCTCGTGGTGTCCGCGCTGCTGGCCGTCGGCCTCGCGCAGACCCACCTGGTGCGCAAGGGCGGCTCGCTGATCCCCGGCCTCGGCGGCGACCGCCCGCTGCGCCCCGGCGCCACCGGCAACGGTGGCAGTGGCAACGGCGGTGGCACCAGCGCCCCGCACGCCCACTCACCCCACCACTGA
- a CDS encoding cold-shock protein, protein MPTGKVKWYDAEKGFGFVTQDGGEDVYIRKAALPQGVEGLKAGQRLEFGVADGRRGPQALSVRLLDPPPSVAEARRRPAEELHGLVDDMIKLLESRVQPNLRRGRYPDRKHTKRIAEVMRAVARDLDP, encoded by the coding sequence GTGCCGACCGGCAAGGTCAAGTGGTACGACGCGGAGAAGGGATTCGGCTTCGTCACCCAGGACGGCGGTGAGGACGTCTATATCCGCAAGGCCGCGCTACCGCAGGGGGTGGAGGGGCTCAAAGCCGGCCAGCGGCTGGAGTTCGGCGTCGCCGACGGGCGACGTGGCCCGCAGGCCCTCTCGGTCCGCCTGCTCGACCCGCCGCCTTCGGTGGCCGAGGCGCGGCGCCGCCCCGCCGAGGAACTGCACGGGCTGGTCGACGACATGATCAAGCTGCTGGAGAGCCGGGTGCAGCCGAACCTGCGCCGGGGCCGGTACCCCGACCGCAAGCACACCAAGCGGATCGCCGAGGTGATGCGCGCGGTGGCCCGTGACCTGGACCCGTGA
- a CDS encoding DUF2771 family protein, whose product MRRLAVALACAAFVAAGCSAPGAPRVTFFVDGDSVQAAPLIHCDVRVQECEQGTEPARLRARPGYPVQVSVPAEVSESPWAVIVQYADAEGRPQPEKRQFFSPGTRHAYTATGGGPGSQLLVVEVQQIGAAYAADEAGNPILDEAGNPQLVTRGIWSLQLEPV is encoded by the coding sequence CTGCGTCGCCTGGCCGTTGCCCTTGCTTGCGCCGCGTTCGTGGCGGCCGGTTGCTCGGCCCCCGGCGCGCCCCGGGTGACCTTCTTCGTGGACGGGGACTCCGTCCAGGCCGCACCCCTGATCCACTGCGATGTGCGGGTACAGGAATGCGAGCAGGGCACCGAGCCCGCGCGGCTGCGGGCCCGGCCCGGCTACCCGGTGCAGGTCTCGGTGCCCGCCGAGGTCAGCGAGTCCCCCTGGGCGGTGATCGTCCAGTACGCCGATGCCGAGGGCAGGCCGCAACCGGAGAAGCGGCAGTTCTTCAGCCCCGGCACGCGGCACGCCTACACCGCGACCGGCGGCGGGCCGGGCAGCCAGCTGCTGGTGGTCGAGGTGCAGCAGATCGGTGCCGCCTATGCGGCCGACGAGGCAGGCAACCCGATCCTGGACGAGGCGGGCAACCCGCAGCTGGTCACCCGCGGTATCTGGTCACTTCAGCTCGAACCTGTCTAG
- a CDS encoding DUF3027 domain-containing protein, whose product MTLLLTADDGAIQEALAGAVELAREAAVTDAGAEQVGEYAGIEREDAVSVSHFFEATLPGYRGWRWSVTVATAGREEPVTVSEVVLRPGPDALVAPRWVPWERRVRAGDLGVGDIFPTDEDDLRLAPAYLDSDDPEVEEVVTEIGLGRKRVLSRYGRHEAASRWRAGEFGPRSDMARSAPDVCGTCGFYLSLAGSLSAAFGVCGNEIAPADGHVVHVEYGCGAHSEVQVESASSVPVAELVYDDSLLDSAPLTEASSAAASH is encoded by the coding sequence ATGACCCTGCTGCTGACTGCCGACGACGGTGCCATCCAGGAGGCTTTGGCGGGCGCGGTGGAGCTCGCCAGGGAGGCGGCGGTGACCGACGCCGGCGCCGAGCAGGTCGGCGAGTACGCCGGCATCGAGCGGGAGGACGCGGTCTCGGTCAGCCACTTCTTCGAGGCCACCCTGCCCGGCTACCGGGGCTGGCGGTGGTCGGTCACCGTGGCCACGGCCGGCAGGGAGGAGCCGGTGACGGTCAGCGAGGTGGTGCTGCGACCGGGGCCGGACGCGCTGGTCGCACCGAGGTGGGTGCCGTGGGAACGCCGGGTGCGGGCCGGTGACCTCGGGGTCGGCGACATCTTCCCCACCGACGAGGACGACCTGCGGCTGGCGCCCGCCTACCTGGACTCCGACGACCCCGAGGTCGAGGAGGTCGTCACCGAGATCGGGCTCGGCCGCAAGCGGGTGCTGTCCAGGTACGGCAGGCACGAGGCCGCGAGCCGGTGGCGCGCCGGCGAGTTCGGGCCGCGTTCCGATATGGCGCGCAGCGCCCCGGATGTCTGCGGGACCTGCGGGTTCTACCTCTCCCTCGCCGGCTCGCTGAGCGCGGCCTTCGGGGTGTGCGGCAACGAGATCGCACCGGCGGACGGGCATGTGGTGCACGTCGAGTACGGCTGCGGGGCGCATTCGGAGGTGCAGGTCGAGTCCGCTTCCTCGGTACCGGTGGCCGAGCTGGTCTACGACGACTCTCTGCTGGACTCCGCGCCACTGACCGAGGCGTCGAGTGCCGCTGCCAGCCACTGA
- a CDS encoding DUF2530 domain-containing protein, with protein sequence MQEPSNDGGGTGGLPAPPELPKRLLELRPVVVVGTGLWLAAFLVLLLTGQDGVWLWTTLAGWILGAIGFGIMAWQRAAARRGTRGAQRGL encoded by the coding sequence GTGCAGGAGCCGAGCAACGACGGGGGCGGCACCGGCGGGTTGCCCGCGCCACCCGAGCTGCCGAAACGGCTGCTCGAACTGCGGCCGGTGGTCGTGGTGGGCACCGGCCTGTGGCTGGCCGCATTCCTCGTCCTGCTGCTCACCGGCCAGGACGGGGTGTGGCTGTGGACCACGCTGGCCGGCTGGATACTCGGGGCCATCGGTTTCGGGATCATGGCCTGGCAGCGCGCCGCCGCCCGCCGCGGCACCCGGGGCGCCCAACGCGGCCTCTGA
- a CDS encoding sacsin N-terminal ATP-binding-like domain-containing protein: MPLPATEHTPEPFGIEGLRSSVLRAWRDSPTRFTEDTNAEHDLRVGGYRDRLFVELAQNAADAAALAGTPGRLRVGLAGRELRVANTGAPLDAAGVAALASLRASAKPEGTVGRFGVGFAAVLAVCTEPRVVSSTGGVAFSAARTVAATGAEGAVPVLRLPWPLPPDEPAPPEDFDTEVRLPLAEGVDPAGLLDRLATEVPDLLLALPWLDTIEVAGSRWRRTDLGAGLLELTGPDGAGRRWLTHVVPGGAARWAVPVDESGAPLPLEAGVLHAPTPTDERLSLPARLIATLPIEPSRRRVLPGAAATAVLESAAQGYPELVRVVAPEHRLALVPSSGFPLSEVDDSLRELVLAALRREPWLPAAAGGTDLPGGRARVLEAGAPGLVESLAEVLPGLVAAPLCGHRAAAVAARAGATGVGTGELIEAVTGISRPPGWWHRLYTALLAAVDGGRLAMDELGALPVPLVDGRTLPGPRGALLADTGTGPLDLLSEVDIVGLRVVHPDAEHPLLERLGARQAGAADLLTAPELREAVERSAADALSGMDVGPLAEVVLRLLAESGPGAGGGLGALALPAGSGWRRAEELVLPGAGLLAVLDPEALGPEAPLEVLDAEFAARWPEEVLTGAGVLTSFAVVTDEEPAGPEHELPEEADWWDAVEPSRVHAVRDLDLVADEAWPAALRLLAANPETWRALTEPGGHTGWWIARYALLAGQAPAQWRLPEATALAGLYDPVPDLGLRADLLRAAGVRAGLVPADAEDAAELLDRLGDPEREVPPGLAARAHAALADAELSPDELDPPERVRTLEGAVADAERAMVLDRPWPAAVLPARRLVAVPGWDRAGRLAELLDLPLAGECVVAGLSTDGEYVDWAEMPAVRLAAELLGIDLPAGGVVVHDRLTVTVEGQSHEVTWWCAEYPHAEDSSAGLAAALAWAAGRWGDRHLLAALLDDPTATTLLT, translated from the coding sequence GTGCCGCTGCCAGCCACTGAGCACACACCCGAGCCGTTCGGCATCGAAGGACTGCGTTCCTCGGTGCTGCGGGCCTGGCGGGACTCGCCGACCCGGTTCACCGAGGACACCAACGCCGAGCACGACCTGCGGGTCGGCGGCTACCGGGACCGGCTGTTCGTCGAGCTCGCGCAGAACGCCGCGGACGCCGCCGCGCTGGCCGGGACACCGGGCAGGCTGCGGGTCGGTCTCGCCGGTCGGGAGCTGCGGGTGGCCAACACCGGCGCGCCCCTGGACGCAGCCGGGGTAGCCGCGCTGGCCTCGCTGCGTGCCTCGGCGAAACCCGAGGGCACCGTCGGCCGGTTCGGGGTGGGATTCGCCGCCGTGCTCGCGGTCTGCACCGAGCCGCGGGTGGTCTCCAGCACGGGCGGGGTCGCGTTCTCCGCGGCCAGGACCGTGGCGGCGACCGGTGCCGAGGGAGCGGTCCCGGTGCTGCGGCTGCCCTGGCCGCTGCCGCCGGACGAGCCCGCCCCGCCGGAGGATTTCGACACCGAGGTGCGGTTGCCGCTGGCCGAGGGCGTGGACCCGGCAGGGCTGCTGGACCGGCTCGCCACCGAGGTCCCTGACCTGCTGCTGGCCCTGCCCTGGCTGGACACGATCGAGGTGGCAGGCAGCCGGTGGCGGCGCACCGACCTCGGCGCCGGCCTGCTGGAGCTGACCGGGCCGGACGGCGCCGGGCGGCGCTGGCTGACCCACGTCGTGCCGGGCGGGGCGGCCCGCTGGGCGGTTCCGGTGGACGAGTCCGGAGCGCCGCTGCCGCTGGAGGCCGGGGTGCTGCACGCGCCCACCCCCACCGACGAGCGGTTGTCCCTGCCTGCCAGGCTGATCGCGACCCTGCCGATCGAGCCATCCCGCCGCAGGGTGCTGCCCGGCGCGGCCGCCACCGCGGTGCTGGAGTCCGCCGCGCAGGGCTATCCCGAGCTGGTCCGCGTGGTCGCTCCGGAGCACCGGCTCGCGCTGGTCCCCTCCTCCGGCTTTCCCCTGTCCGAAGTGGACGATTCGCTGCGTGAGCTGGTGCTCGCGGCGCTGCGTCGTGAGCCGTGGCTGCCCGCCGCGGCAGGCGGGACCGACCTGCCCGGCGGGCGGGCCAGGGTGCTCGAGGCCGGTGCTCCCGGCCTGGTCGAGTCCCTGGCGGAGGTGCTGCCCGGCCTGGTCGCCGCGCCGCTGTGCGGGCATCGGGCGGCCGCGGTGGCCGCGCGGGCCGGTGCCACCGGGGTCGGCACCGGCGAGCTGATCGAGGCGGTCACCGGGATTTCCCGGCCGCCGGGCTGGTGGCACCGGCTCTACACGGCGCTGCTGGCCGCGGTGGATGGTGGGCGGCTCGCCATGGACGAGCTCGGTGCGCTGCCGGTGCCGCTGGTGGACGGGCGCACCCTGCCGGGGCCGCGCGGGGCGTTGCTCGCCGACACCGGCACCGGGCCGCTCGACCTGCTGTCCGAAGTGGACATCGTCGGACTCCGGGTGGTGCACCCGGACGCGGAACACCCGCTGCTGGAACGGCTGGGCGCGCGGCAGGCGGGCGCAGCCGACCTGCTCACCGCGCCGGAGCTGCGTGAGGCGGTGGAGCGCAGCGCGGCCGACGCACTGTCCGGAATGGATGTCGGGCCGCTGGCCGAGGTGGTGCTGCGGCTGCTGGCGGAGTCCGGCCCTGGCGCGGGCGGTGGGCTCGGCGCGCTGGCGCTGCCAGCCGGGTCGGGGTGGCGGCGGGCCGAGGAGCTGGTGCTGCCGGGGGCCGGGTTGCTGGCCGTGCTGGACCCGGAGGCACTGGGCCCGGAGGCGCCGCTGGAGGTGCTGGACGCGGAGTTCGCCGCCCGCTGGCCGGAGGAGGTGCTCACCGGCGCCGGTGTGCTCACCTCCTTCGCCGTGGTCACCGACGAGGAACCGGCCGGTCCTGAGCACGAGCTGCCGGAGGAGGCGGACTGGTGGGACGCGGTAGAGCCGAGCCGGGTGCATGCCGTGCGCGACCTGGACCTGGTCGCCGATGAGGCCTGGCCTGCCGCGCTGCGGCTGCTCGCCGCGAACCCGGAGACCTGGCGGGCGCTGACCGAGCCGGGCGGGCACACCGGCTGGTGGATCGCCAGGTACGCGCTGCTGGCCGGGCAGGCTCCCGCGCAGTGGCGACTGCCCGAGGCCACCGCGCTGGCCGGTCTCTACGACCCGGTGCCCGACCTGGGGCTGCGCGCCGACCTGCTGCGCGCGGCCGGGGTGCGGGCCGGGCTGGTCCCCGCCGATGCCGAGGACGCGGCCGAGTTGCTGGACCGGCTCGGTGACCCGGAGCGCGAGGTGCCCCCGGGGCTGGCCGCCCGCGCCCACGCCGCGCTGGCCGATGCCGAGCTGTCGCCGGATGAGCTCGACCCGCCCGAGCGGGTACGCACCCTGGAGGGTGCGGTGGCCGATGCGGAGCGGGCGATGGTGCTGGACCGCCCGTGGCCCGCCGCGGTGCTGCCCGCCCGGCGGCTGGTCGCCGTGCCAGGGTGGGATCGGGCCGGGCGGCTGGCCGAGCTGCTGGACCTGCCGCTCGCGGGCGAGTGCGTGGTGGCCGGGCTGTCCACGGACGGCGAGTACGTGGACTGGGCCGAAATGCCCGCGGTACGCCTCGCCGCCGAGCTGCTGGGCATCGACCTGCCCGCGGGCGGGGTGGTGGTGCACGACCGGCTGACCGTCACGGTGGAAGGGCAGTCGCACGAGGTGACCTGGTGGTGCGCCGAGTACCCGCATGCCGAGGACAGTTCCGCGGGCCTGGCCGCCGCGCTGGCCTGGGCCGCGGGCCGCTGGGGCGACCGCCACCTGCTGGCCGCCCTGCTGGACGACCCCACCGCCACCACCCTGCTCACCTGA